In Pseudomonas oryzicola, one DNA window encodes the following:
- the fabF gene encoding beta-ketoacyl-ACP synthase II, with product MSRRRVVVTGMGMLSPLGTDVPSTWQGILAGRSGIGPIEHTDLSAYSTRFGGSVKGFEVEQYLSAKEARKLDLFIQYGLAAGFQAVRNAGLEVTDANRERIGVAMGSGIGGLTNIEETSRTLHDSGPRRISPFFVPGSIINMISGFLSIHLGLQGPNYAIATACTTGTHCIGMAARNIAYGEADVMIAGGAEMAACGLGMGGFGASRALSTRNDEPSRASRPWDKGRDGFVLSDGAGALVLEELEHAKARGATIYAELVGFGMSGDAYHMTSPPDTGEGAARCMANALRDAGIQPQEVSYINAHGTSTPAGDIAEVAAIKRVFGEHAYKLAVSSTKSMTGHLLGAAGAVEAIFSVLAINSQMAPPTINLDEPDEGCDLDFVPHQARSMPIDVVLSNSFGFGGTNGSLVFRRFAG from the coding sequence GTGTCGCGTAGACGCGTCGTGGTCACCGGTATGGGTATGCTGTCGCCACTGGGTACCGATGTACCGAGCACATGGCAGGGCATTCTGGCTGGCCGCAGTGGCATCGGTCCGATCGAACACACGGACCTGTCTGCCTACTCCACCCGTTTTGGCGGCTCGGTGAAAGGCTTCGAGGTCGAGCAATACCTGTCGGCCAAAGAGGCCCGCAAGCTCGACCTGTTCATCCAGTACGGCCTGGCGGCCGGTTTCCAGGCGGTGCGCAATGCCGGCCTGGAAGTCACCGACGCCAACCGCGAGCGGATTGGCGTGGCCATGGGCTCGGGTATCGGTGGCCTGACCAACATCGAAGAAACCAGCCGCACCCTGCACGATTCGGGGCCGCGTCGTATTTCGCCGTTCTTCGTGCCGGGCTCGATCATCAACATGATCTCCGGCTTCCTGTCGATTCACCTGGGCCTGCAGGGGCCGAACTACGCCATCGCCACGGCCTGCACCACCGGCACCCACTGCATCGGCATGGCCGCGCGCAACATCGCCTACGGTGAAGCTGACGTGATGATCGCCGGTGGCGCCGAAATGGCTGCCTGCGGCCTGGGCATGGGCGGTTTCGGTGCCTCGCGTGCACTGTCCACCCGCAACGACGAGCCAAGCCGGGCCAGCCGCCCGTGGGACAAGGGCCGTGACGGCTTCGTGCTGTCCGATGGTGCCGGTGCCCTGGTGCTTGAAGAGCTGGAACACGCCAAGGCGCGCGGTGCCACCATCTACGCCGAGCTGGTCGGCTTCGGCATGAGCGGGGATGCCTACCACATGACATCGCCGCCCGACACCGGCGAAGGCGCTGCCCGCTGCATGGCCAACGCCCTGCGCGATGCCGGCATCCAGCCGCAAGAGGTCAGCTACATCAACGCCCATGGCACCTCCACCCCGGCGGGCGACATCGCTGAAGTCGCAGCGATCAAGCGCGTGTTCGGCGAGCATGCCTACAAGCTGGCGGTCAGCTCGACCAAGTCGATGACTGGCCACCTCTTGGGCGCTGCCGGTGCGGTGGAAGCGATCTTCAGCGTCCTGGCAATCAACAGCCAGATGGCACCGCCTACCATCAACCTGGACGAGCCGGACGAAGGTTGCGACCTCGACTTCGTGCCGCACCAGGCGCGCAGCATGCCGATCGATGTGGTGCTGTCCAACTCGTTCGGTTTTGGTGGTACCAACGGTTCGCTGGTATTCCGCCGGTTCGCCGGTTGA
- the acpP gene encoding acyl carrier protein has protein sequence MSTIEERVKKIVAEQLGVKEEEVTESKSFVDDLGADSLDTVELVMALEEEFETEIPDEEAEKITTVQAAIDYVKAHQA, from the coding sequence ATGAGCACCATCGAAGAACGCGTCAAGAAAATCGTCGCCGAGCAACTGGGCGTGAAGGAAGAGGAAGTGACTGAGTCCAAGTCCTTCGTCGATGACCTGGGTGCCGATTCGCTTGACACCGTTGAGCTGGTGATGGCTCTGGAAGAGGAATTCGAGACCGAAATCCCTGACGAAGAAGCCGAGAAGATCACTACCGTTCAAGCTGCCATCGACTACGTCAAAGCCCACCAGGCCTAA
- the fabG gene encoding 3-oxoacyl-ACP reductase FabG, producing MSLQGKVALVTGASRGIGQAIALELGRQGATVIGTATSASGAERIAATLKEHGITGTGMELNVTSAESVEAVLAAIGEQFGAPAILVNNAGITRDNLMLRMKDDEWFDVIDTNLNSLYRLSKGVLRGMTKARWGRIISIGSVVGAMGNAGQANYAAAKAGLEGFSRALAREVGSRGITVNSVTPGFIDTDMTRELPEAQREALQTQIPLGRLGQADEIAKVVSFLASDGAAYVTGATVPVNGGMYM from the coding sequence ATGAGCCTGCAAGGTAAAGTTGCACTGGTCACCGGCGCCAGCCGTGGCATTGGCCAGGCCATCGCCCTCGAGCTGGGCCGCCAGGGCGCGACCGTGATCGGTACCGCCACTTCGGCTTCCGGTGCCGAGCGCATTGCTGCCACCCTGAAGGAACACGGCATCACCGGTACCGGCATGGAACTGAACGTGACCAGCGCCGAATCTGTTGAAGCTGTACTGGCCGCCATTGGCGAGCAGTTCGGTGCCCCCGCCATCCTGGTCAACAACGCCGGCATCACCCGCGACAATCTCATGCTGCGCATGAAGGACGACGAGTGGTTCGACGTGATCGACACCAACCTGAACAGCCTCTACCGTCTGTCCAAGGGCGTGCTGCGTGGCATGACCAAGGCGCGTTGGGGTCGTATCATCAGTATCGGCTCGGTCGTCGGTGCCATGGGTAACGCCGGCCAGGCCAACTATGCGGCCGCCAAGGCGGGCCTCGAAGGTTTCAGTCGCGCCCTGGCGCGTGAAGTGGGCTCGCGCGGTATCACCGTCAATTCGGTGACTCCGGGCTTCATCGATACCGACATGACCCGCGAGCTGCCGGAAGCGCAGCGCGAAGCCCTGCAGACCCAGATCCCGCTGGGCCGCCTGGGCCAGGCTGACGAAATTGCCAAGGTGGTTTCGTTCCTGGCATCCGACGGCGCAGCGTACGTAACTGGCGCCACCGTGCCGGTCAACGGCGGGATGTACATGTAA
- the fabD gene encoding ACP S-malonyltransferase yields the protein MSASLAFVFPGQGSQSLGMLAELGAEKPVIIETFKEASEALGYDLWKLVQEGPEEQLNQTDKTQPAILTASIALWRLWLEEGGARPAFVSGHSLGEYSALVAAGSISLKDAVRLVERRGQLMQEAVPAGHGAMAAILGLDDAVVVEICAEAAEDQVVSAVNFNSPGQVVIAGNKAAVDRAMELCKAKGAKRALPLAVSVPSHCALMKPAAERFAESVNAIEWKAPQIPVVQNVTAAVAADLDALKQDLLAQLYQPVRWVECVQTLAANGAVNLVECGPGKVLAGLNKRCADGVTTYNLNTPDAVAATRAALA from the coding sequence ATGTCTGCATCTCTCGCATTCGTCTTTCCCGGTCAAGGTTCCCAGTCGCTGGGCATGCTCGCCGAGCTCGGCGCCGAGAAGCCAGTGATCATCGAAACCTTCAAGGAAGCGTCCGAGGCACTTGGTTACGACCTGTGGAAGCTGGTCCAGGAAGGCCCGGAAGAACAACTCAACCAGACCGACAAGACCCAGCCGGCCATTCTGACTGCCTCCATCGCCCTGTGGCGCCTGTGGCTGGAAGAGGGCGGTGCACGGCCGGCGTTCGTTTCCGGTCATAGCCTGGGCGAATACAGCGCCCTGGTTGCTGCTGGCAGCATCAGCCTGAAGGACGCCGTGCGCCTGGTCGAACGCCGTGGCCAGCTGATGCAGGAAGCCGTGCCGGCCGGCCATGGTGCCATGGCTGCCATTCTCGGCCTGGACGATGCCGTGGTGGTTGAAATCTGCGCCGAAGCGGCCGAAGACCAGGTGGTCAGCGCGGTCAACTTCAACTCGCCAGGCCAGGTAGTCATCGCCGGCAACAAGGCCGCAGTAGACCGTGCCATGGAGCTGTGCAAGGCCAAGGGCGCCAAGCGCGCCCTGCCGCTGGCGGTCAGCGTACCGTCGCACTGCGCACTGATGAAGCCGGCTGCCGAGCGCTTTGCCGAGTCGGTCAACGCCATCGAGTGGAAGGCCCCACAGATCCCCGTGGTGCAGAACGTCACCGCTGCCGTGGCCGCCGACCTCGACGCCCTCAAGCAAGACTTGCTGGCGCAGCTGTACCAGCCGGTGCGCTGGGTCGAGTGCGTGCAGACCCTGGCGGCGAACGGTGCCGTCAACCTGGTCGAGTGCGGTCCGGGCAAGGTCCTGGCCGGCCTGAACAAGCGTTGCGCCGATGGTGTGACCACCTACAACCTCAACACCCCTGACGCCGTCGCCGCCACCCGCGCGGCGCTGGCCTGA
- the plsX gene encoding phosphate acyltransferase PlsX, translating into MSAQIIAIDAMGGDFGPRSIVQASIACLSATPSLHLTLVGQPSLLEDLVSGLAAADRARLQIVAASEVVGMDERPSQALRGKPDSSMRIALELVRDGKAQACVSAGNTGALMALSRFVLKTLPGIDRPAMVAAIPTQSGYCQLLDLGANVDCSAENLYQFAVMGSVAAQALGVHRPRVALLNIGTEDIKGNQQVKLAASLLQNARGLNYVGFVEGDGLYRGEADVVVCDGFVGNILLKSSEGLATMIGARIEQLFKGGVLSRVAGAMAMPLLKRLQADLAPARHNGASFLGLQGIVIKSHGSAGVQGFQSAIQRALIEIQENLPQRLHGRLEDLLR; encoded by the coding sequence TTGTCCGCTCAGATCATCGCGATCGACGCAATGGGCGGGGACTTCGGTCCCCGCAGCATTGTCCAGGCTAGCATTGCCTGCCTTTCGGCTACTCCCTCGCTGCACCTGACCCTCGTCGGTCAACCCTCCCTCCTTGAAGATCTTGTCAGCGGCCTTGCGGCTGCGGATCGCGCGCGCCTGCAGATTGTGGCCGCCAGCGAGGTGGTCGGCATGGACGAGCGGCCCTCCCAGGCGCTGCGCGGCAAGCCCGACTCGTCGATGCGCATTGCCCTCGAACTGGTGCGCGACGGCAAGGCTCAGGCCTGTGTCAGTGCCGGCAACACCGGGGCGCTGATGGCGCTGTCGCGGTTCGTGCTCAAGACCCTGCCGGGTATCGATCGACCGGCCATGGTGGCGGCGATCCCGACCCAGTCCGGCTATTGCCAGCTGCTCGACCTGGGGGCCAATGTCGACTGCAGTGCTGAAAACCTCTACCAGTTCGCCGTGATGGGTTCGGTGGCTGCCCAGGCCCTGGGCGTGCACAGGCCGCGTGTGGCGCTGCTGAACATCGGCACCGAGGACATCAAGGGCAACCAGCAGGTCAAGCTGGCGGCCAGCCTGTTGCAGAACGCCCGCGGGCTCAACTATGTGGGCTTCGTCGAGGGTGACGGGTTGTATCGTGGCGAGGCGGACGTGGTGGTTTGCGACGGGTTCGTTGGTAACATCCTGCTCAAGTCCAGTGAGGGGCTGGCAACGATGATCGGTGCGCGCATCGAGCAGTTGTTCAAGGGTGGCGTGTTGTCGCGGGTGGCCGGGGCCATGGCGATGCCGCTGCTCAAGCGCCTGCAGGCCGACCTGGCGCCGGCGCGGCACAATGGGGCGAGCTTCCTCGGGTTGCAGGGCATCGTCATCAAGAGCCATGGCTCGGCGGGGGTGCAGGGCTTCCAGAGTGCCATCCAGCGGGCGTTGATCGAGATTCAGGAGAACCTGCCGCAGCGCTTGCATGGGCGCCTGGAGGACCTGTTGCGGTAG
- the rpmF gene encoding 50S ribosomal protein L32, whose protein sequence is MAVQQNKKSRSARDMRRSHDALSENALSVEKTTGEVHLRHHVSPEGVYRGRKVIDKGADE, encoded by the coding sequence ATGGCTGTTCAGCAGAACAAAAAATCCCGCTCTGCCCGTGACATGCGCCGTTCGCACGACGCCCTGTCGGAAAACGCGCTGTCGGTAGAGAAAACCACCGGTGAAGTACACCTGCGTCACCACGTTTCGCCAGAAGGCGTATACCGTGGTCGCAAAGTGATCGACAAGGGCGCTGACGAGTAA
- a CDS encoding YceD family protein, translating to MLNDPIPPHVDPRKLADRGVTLNGSLQLADLERLCDPLSDNVGTVQAKFDFERDEQHVVVIHSELDVEVKMVCQRCLELVTLPIHSECTYAVVKEGANTQSLPKGYDVLELGEDPLDLQALIEEELLLALPIVPAHHPEECQQPAGADEPESSKDEVSRSNPFSVLAQLKRDPNV from the coding sequence ATGTTGAATGACCCGATTCCACCTCACGTTGACCCGCGCAAATTGGCTGATCGTGGCGTAACCCTTAATGGTTCGCTGCAACTCGCTGATTTGGAAAGACTCTGCGACCCGCTTTCCGACAATGTCGGTACGGTGCAGGCGAAGTTCGATTTTGAACGAGATGAACAGCACGTAGTGGTTATCCACAGCGAGCTGGACGTCGAGGTCAAGATGGTTTGCCAGCGTTGTCTTGAGCTGGTCACCCTGCCGATCCACAGCGAATGTACATACGCCGTGGTGAAGGAGGGTGCGAATACCCAGTCGTTGCCGAAAGGCTATGACGTGCTGGAACTGGGCGAAGATCCATTGGATCTGCAGGCATTGATCGAGGAAGAGCTTCTGCTCGCCTTGCCAATCGTGCCTGCTCACCATCCGGAAGAATGCCAGCAGCCGGCGGGCGCAGACGAGCCCGAATCGAGCAAGGACGAGGTATCGCGGTCCAACCCGTTCAGTGTTTTGGCGCAGTTAAAGCGTGACCCAAACGTTTAG
- a CDS encoding Maf family protein produces MLPLLLASSSAYRRELLARLRLPFSWASPDIDEQRLPGEPAADLVRRLARQKAEALASSHPAHLIIGSDQVAVLGEQVLGKPHTFERACEQLLECSGQQVSFLTGLALLNSATGQCQVDCVPFTVTLRELSREQVERYVTAEQPLDCAGSFKAEGLGVSLFQSTHGCDATSLIGLPLIRLVDMLTKEGTAIP; encoded by the coding sequence ATGCTTCCTCTGTTACTGGCTTCCAGCTCTGCCTACCGCCGCGAACTGCTCGCACGCCTACGCCTGCCCTTCAGCTGGGCAAGCCCCGACATAGACGAACAGCGCCTGCCTGGCGAACCGGCGGCGGACCTGGTGCGGCGCCTGGCCAGGCAGAAGGCAGAAGCACTGGCCAGCAGCCACCCCGCGCACCTGATCATTGGTTCGGACCAGGTTGCGGTGCTCGGCGAGCAGGTGCTGGGTAAGCCGCACACCTTCGAGCGCGCCTGCGAGCAGTTACTTGAGTGCAGCGGGCAACAGGTGAGCTTTCTGACCGGGCTGGCACTACTGAACAGCGCCACCGGGCAATGTCAGGTGGATTGCGTGCCGTTTACCGTGACATTGCGTGAACTGAGCCGCGAGCAGGTGGAGCGCTATGTGACGGCAGAACAGCCGCTGGATTGCGCTGGCAGCTTCAAGGCGGAGGGGCTGGGGGTGAGCCTGTTCCAGAGCACGCACGGGTGCGATGCGACCAGCCTGATCGGGCTGCCTTTGATTCGGCTGGTGGATATGCTGACCAAGGAAGGCACGGCCATCCCTTGA
- a CDS encoding S49 family peptidase: MADEWKAPEAETEEREARNSWRLLEKTLLANVQEHRRTRRWGIFFKLLTFVYLFGILALFTPLMDMDKAASRNVSHTALVEVRGMIADQESASADNIVKGLREAFKDSKTKAVVMRINSPGGSPVQAGYVYDEIRRLRAEYPAIKLYAVITDLGASGAYYIASAADEIYADKASLVGSIGVTAAGYGFVGTMEKLGVERRAYTSGEHKAFLDPFSPEKPDETRFWQGVLDVTHKQFIAMVKQGRGERLKDKEHPELFSGLVWSGEQAKELGLVDGLGSASYVAREIVGEKELVDFTVQESPLDRFSKRVGASVAEHLAMWMGFQGPQLR, translated from the coding sequence ATGGCAGACGAATGGAAAGCCCCTGAGGCCGAAACCGAGGAGCGCGAAGCGCGCAACAGCTGGAGGCTGCTGGAAAAGACCCTGTTGGCGAACGTTCAGGAGCATCGCCGGACGCGTCGCTGGGGGATCTTCTTCAAGCTGCTGACCTTCGTCTACCTGTTCGGCATCCTGGCGTTGTTCACGCCGCTGATGGATATGGACAAGGCCGCGTCGCGCAATGTCAGCCATACCGCGTTGGTCGAGGTGCGCGGCATGATTGCCGATCAGGAGTCGGCCAGCGCCGACAATATCGTCAAGGGCTTGCGCGAGGCGTTCAAGGACAGCAAGACCAAGGCAGTGGTGATGCGTATCAACAGCCCGGGTGGCAGTCCGGTGCAGGCGGGCTACGTGTATGACGAAATCCGCCGCCTGCGCGCCGAGTATCCGGCCATCAAGCTGTACGCGGTCATCACTGACCTGGGCGCTTCCGGTGCTTACTACATTGCCAGTGCGGCGGACGAGATCTACGCCGACAAGGCCAGTCTGGTGGGCTCCATCGGCGTGACGGCGGCGGGCTACGGTTTTGTCGGCACCATGGAGAAGCTGGGTGTCGAGCGACGAGCCTACACCTCCGGCGAGCACAAGGCCTTCCTCGACCCGTTCTCGCCGGAAAAGCCCGACGAGACCCGGTTCTGGCAAGGTGTGCTGGATGTCACCCACAAGCAATTCATCGCCATGGTCAAGCAGGGGCGCGGCGAGCGCCTGAAGGACAAGGAGCACCCTGAGCTGTTCAGTGGCCTGGTCTGGTCGGGTGAGCAGGCCAAGGAGCTGGGGTTGGTCGATGGGCTGGGCAGTGCCAGCTACGTGGCGCGGGAAATCGTTGGCGAGAAGGAGCTGGTGGATTTCACCGTGCAGGAATCGCCGCTCGATCGCTTCTCCAAGCGCGTAGGGGCCAGCGTGGCCGAACACCTGGCCATGTGGATGGGGTTCCAGGGGCCGCAGTTGCGCTGA
- a CDS encoding HAD family hydrolase, with translation MKKAYELLIFDWDGTLADSIGRIVEAMNAAAERAGEALSSDDAIKGIIGLALGEAIQTLYPHLAPAQVESFRQHYADIYMALDQQPSPLFDGVVESLDAFRTEGYRLAVATGKARRGLDRVLKANGLEQFFDITRAADETRGKPHPRMLEEILGHCGVEPARALMVGDSAFDLQMASNAGMHSAAVGYGAMSLQALAEFGPQVCIDHFSQLREWLGGSAIPFQGR, from the coding sequence ATGAAAAAAGCCTATGAGCTGCTGATCTTCGACTGGGATGGCACCCTTGCCGATTCCATCGGGCGTATTGTCGAGGCCATGAATGCCGCCGCCGAACGTGCCGGTGAGGCGCTAAGCAGCGATGATGCGATCAAGGGCATCATCGGCCTGGCCCTGGGCGAGGCGATCCAGACCTTGTATCCGCACCTGGCGCCAGCGCAAGTCGAAAGCTTCCGTCAGCACTATGCCGATATCTACATGGCTCTGGACCAGCAGCCCTCGCCACTGTTCGACGGCGTGGTGGAGTCGCTGGATGCCTTTCGTACCGAGGGGTACCGCCTGGCAGTGGCTACCGGCAAGGCGCGCCGCGGGTTGGACCGCGTGCTCAAGGCCAATGGTCTGGAGCAGTTCTTCGACATCACCCGCGCCGCCGACGAGACTCGCGGCAAGCCGCATCCGCGCATGCTCGAGGAAATCCTCGGCCATTGTGGCGTCGAGCCGGCGCGCGCGCTGATGGTTGGCGATTCGGCGTTCGACCTGCAGATGGCCAGCAATGCTGGCATGCATTCGGCGGCCGTGGGCTATGGTGCCATGTCGCTGCAGGCGCTGGCCGAGTTCGGGCCGCAGGTGTGCATCGATCACTTTTCCCAGTTGCGCGAGTGGCTGGGAGGTTCCGCAATTCCTTTCCAAGGTAGGTAA